One bacterium genomic window, GAAAGGGAAAACGACGCTTTTCCCTTTCCGTGGAGCGAAAAGTCCCGGATTGGACTTTTTGCGACTCTATCAAGTTTAGAACCTTTCGATAATGTACAAAATCTATTTAAATTTACTGCCCATATAATCCGATTTTCTCAAGTAGCTGATCAATCCGGATATTACTCTGCTGGTCTCACTGGCTATATCATGGAGCGATTGAAACTCCTTATCGTTCACATTGCCAAGGTCGTGGGCAACGTACAATTGTGACCTTACTTCGCCACAGGAAGCTTTTGCCTGCGACAGGAACTGGATGAACTCCCGGTCACCCTCTCTTTCGTAACCTTCGGCGATGTTGGACATGGTGGAGACACTCGCTCGACAGATTTGCCGTCTCAAGTCATGGTCTTTCTTGAATGACACTCCATTGGTGAGTTCATGAACCTGTCTGACCAGCTGCCTGGCCTTTTGCCAAGAGATCAGATCCTCAAATCCGTTTATCTCTGACATTTTCTCTCCTTTCCGAATATTTTTCTGAAAGGAGTTCAAATCACATGCCAACGTGCAGTTTTGTTTTATTCTTTCTTTGGTCTTTGGACTTTGGTCTTTGGACTTTGGTCTTTGGGCTGCCGTTAGATCCTCCAGACCTTCTTATTATCACGGGACCTGATGGTGTTCCTCGTGTCGAGGATGAGGGGCGCCTCCTTCAGAACCAGTTTGTAGTCGAAATCGTCGTGGTCGGTGACGATGAGGGCAAGATCACACCCGCTGAGAAGTTCGGGCGTCATTCCCACCTGCTTCAGGACCGCCGTTCCCACATCCAGCTCAGGGATGTAGGGATCCGTGTAGGAGACATCGGCTCCCTTGGCCAGGAGACGGTCGATGATGTCGATGGCCGGCGACTCCCTCTCGTCGTCGATATTTTTTTTATAGGCTACTCCCAGAACAAGAATCCGGGCGCCCTTCATGGCCTTCCCGATACTGTTGAGGGCATCCACCGCCTTTTGAACGACATGGAGGGGCATGAAGCTGTTGACCTGTCCGGCCAGCTCTATGAAGCGGGCCTCGAACCCGACGGACCGGGCCTTCCACGACAGGTAGTAAGGATCGATGGGAATGCAGTGACCGCCCAGGCCGGGGCCGGGGTAGAAGGGCATGAATCCGAAAGGTTTGGTGGCGGCTCCCTCGATGACCTCCCAGACGTCGATGCCCAGGCGGTCGCACATGACAGCGAGCTCGTTGACAAGGGCGATATTGACGCTGCGGAAGGTGTTCTCATGGATCTTGACCATTTCGGCCACAGACGCGGAACTGACCGGAAAAACTGTATCCAGGAACTGCCTGTAAAACAGGGCTGCCATTTCTGTGCATTTGGGCGTTGCCCCACCCACGACCTTGGGAATGTTGCCGGTGTTGAACCTCGGATTTCCCGGATCGACCCTTTCCGGCGAAAAAGCCACGAAGATGTCCGCACCCGCCTTGAGGCCCGTTCCTGTCAGGGCGGGTACCATGACCTCGTCGGTGGTGCCCGGATATGTCGTACTCTCGAGAACGATCAGCATCCCGGGATGGAGGTTGGGAACGATCGCTTCCTCCAGGGCCGCGATGATACAGGAGATGTCCGGATCACGGGTCTTGTTGAGAGGGGTCGGCACGCAGACGCAGACGACATCGCACCCGGACACCACGCCAAAATCCATTGTGGCGGAAAGCCTCCCGTTTTCGACCTCCTGGAGCACCTGGCGGGCGGGGACATCGGGGATATAAGACTCACCCCGGTTCACCGCTTCGACTTTTTCAAGGCTTTTGTCGAGCCCCACGACTGGAAAACCGGCGCCGGCAAGCTCTACCGCCAGGGGCAGTCCAACATACCCCAGCCCGATGACGGCACAGCGGGCGGAACGATCGCTTATCTTCTTTTCCAGGCTCTTTTTCGATGACATGGCTCTCCAGGGTTCGGAGCTGATGCTCCTCAAGTTTTGCGTTGTGGGTTTTGGGTTTGAAAAAGCGGGCAATGGGCTATGGGTGAAAAACCGCGTTCGTCATCGTGCCTGATGCTCTTCCCTATAGCC contains:
- a CDS encoding four helix bundle protein, whose amino-acid sequence is MSEINGFEDLISWQKARQLVRQVHELTNGVSFKKDHDLRRQICRASVSTMSNIAEGYEREGDREFIQFLSQAKASCGEVRSQLYVAHDLGNVNDKEFQSLHDIASETSRVISGLISYLRKSDYMGSKFK
- a CDS encoding nucleotide sugar dehydrogenase, which gives rise to MSSKKSLEKKISDRSARCAVIGLGYVGLPLAVELAGAGFPVVGLDKSLEKVEAVNRGESYIPDVPARQVLQEVENGRLSATMDFGVVSGCDVVCVCVPTPLNKTRDPDISCIIAALEEAIVPNLHPGMLIVLESTTYPGTTDEVMVPALTGTGLKAGADIFVAFSPERVDPGNPRFNTGNIPKVVGGATPKCTEMAALFYRQFLDTVFPVSSASVAEMVKIHENTFRSVNIALVNELAVMCDRLGIDVWEVIEGAATKPFGFMPFYPGPGLGGHCIPIDPYYLSWKARSVGFEARFIELAGQVNSFMPLHVVQKAVDALNSIGKAMKGARILVLGVAYKKNIDDERESPAIDIIDRLLAKGADVSYTDPYIPELDVGTAVLKQVGMTPELLSGCDLALIVTDHDDFDYKLVLKEAPLILDTRNTIRSRDNKKVWRI